In Epinephelus lanceolatus isolate andai-2023 chromosome 16, ASM4190304v1, whole genome shotgun sequence, one DNA window encodes the following:
- the LOC117263729 gene encoding uncharacterized protein LOC117263729, protein MKHGQIEGDREEQRACYPESFEVGASEQQLFEEVEVKVEEGDGDEDYRQDADFTFKEEEVDDGDVDCCQGPGLRFKVEEQEDDDDDENFRQDPDLSFEVEEEDDGDVESCQDPDFSPHQKARRRNPSSSQSSGGKAGGKLRARADVKARKEHQCNECSKSFDRPSRLRIHQRTHTGEKPFECSDCDKRFKSKSILSAHLKTHGSERPFCCHECGKCFLQRQALVEHMRTHTGERPFTCQLCSLSFFAKSHLQRHLLTHTGERRHQCVECGKCYKRKEHLSSHMRVHSGERPFSCMDCGRSYRERGRLQLHLRTHTGDSKRHACTLCGLRLVSANHLQRHMQTHGGERPHRCPDCSKCFSRKDKMMEHMRIHTGEKPYQCSKCQLSFRWRAALNAHNHTHSVEKEQL, encoded by the coding sequence AGGAGCAGAGGGCTTGTTACCCAGAATCCTTTGAGGTTGGCGcctctgagcagcagctctttgAGGAGGTGGAGGTTAAGGTGGAAGAAGGCGATGGTGATGAAGACTATCGTCAGGATGCAGACTTCACGTTCAAGGAGGAGGAAGTTGATGATGGCGATGTAGACTGTTGTCAGGGTCCAGGCCTCAGATTTAAGGTGGAGGAAcaggaagatgatgatgatgatgaaaactTCCGTCAGGATCCGGACTTAAGTTTtgaggtggaggaagaggatgatggTGATGTAGAGTCCTGTCAGGATCCAGACTTTAGTCCTCATCAGAAAGCCAGGAGGAGAAATCCGTCATCGTCACAGAGCAGCGGCGGGAAGGCAGGTGGCAAGCTGAGAGCCCGGGCAGATGTTAAAGCGAGGAAGGAGCATCAGTGTAACGAGTGTTCGAAGAGCTTCGACCGTCCGAGTCGTCTGAGGATCCATCAAAGGACTCACACCGGTGAGAAACCGTTCGAGTGCTCTGACTGTGACAAACGCTTTAAGAGTAAATCCATCCTGTCAGCTCACCTGAAGACTCATGGTAGCGAGCGGCCATTCTGCTGTCACGAGTGTGGGAAGTGTTTCCTACAGAGGCAGGCGCTGGTGGAGCACATGAGGACTCACACAGGCGAGCGGCCCTTTACCTGTCAGCTCTGTAGCCTGAGCTTCTTTGCTAAGAGCCACCTGCAGCGCCACCTGCTGACCCACACAGGTGAGCGCCGCCATCAGTGTGTGGAATGCGGGAAGTGCTACAAGAGGAAGGAGCACCTGAGCAGTCACATGCGCGTCCACAGCGGCGAGCGTCCGTTCAGCTGCATGGACTGTGGCCGCAGCTACAGAGAGCGAGGACGCCTCCAGCTGCACCTGAGGACGCACACAGGTGATAGCAAACGCCATGCCTGCACGCTCTGTGGCCTGCGCTTGGTGTCGGCCAATCACCTGCAgagacacatgcagacacacggTGGTGAGCGGCCGCACCGCTGCCCTGACTGCAGCAAATGCTTCAGCAGGAAAGACAAGATGATGGAGCACATGAGGATCCACACCGGAGAAAAACCATACCAGTGCTCCAAGTGTCAGCTCAGCTTCAGGTGGAGGGCAGCACTCAACGCCCATAACCATACTCACTCTGTGGAGAAAGAGCAGCTCTGA